The genome window GCTTTCCATCACGGCCTTATCGCGACGCGGCGCCAACGCCGCTAATGAACTCATTACCTTGTACACAAACGAGCACACAAAGTCAATGAAACCGCACTGCATCTTGGGGAGCTGCTCGGCGCAGTTCCTGTCCATCATGGGCTGGAaatcaaacagacacacaaaaagagcCATTTTTAGTtgagagataaaaaaaaaaaaaagggggagcaGCAATAAAAGAAGAGGGGGCCGTTACGATGGGTTGCTGGTCCAAAACCGTCCTCTCCAAATCTCCCTGTTCCCAGAATTCCGCGGCGACCATCAGTGCCACCTGCAAACACACGAGAGTGAcacgtaaaaaaatatatacacacgtACGATATACTATATAGCGGCCACCCACCTTGCTCTGCACCTCCCACGGTTTGGTGATGGCTGACAAATCACAGCCTGTCATCATCATGGCCCTTGAGGGGAttgttgaggaaaaacaaaatgaatccaCCGGTCATGACCAACAGACATGAAATCTCCCTTACATGACGATCTCCTTCCTGGTGGAGTTGTTGGATATAAAAGCCGTGGCCTCCTTTTCATCCGCCATTGGCTCGGTGGCATTGACGATATTTTGGAACATGGTTCTCTTCCTAACGGATGCGCACAGATGGAAAATGGTCATCCAGAGCCAGACCACAAATTAGTAGCAAATCAATTCTGCCCagcaacaatttgttttattttgtgtttttttttttctgcattgtGTGCCAGCAGAGCAAAAGTTAGCAGGTCATGTagtctgcctagcaacaagtgagTGTCAAAAGATCGCGACGCACTTGAAGTAAAGCGCCAAATCGGTCGCGATGATGCAGACGTCAAACAAGTGCTGCACCGTCTCAAACTGGCGCTTCTGAAGATTGCAGAAGATGTTCAAactctgccaaaaaaaaaaaatcattaatgGAAGGAACGAATGAACCACTGTCATCATACGCGCCTTGTACCTCCTCGCCCATGAGGGTCTTGCTGTACTCTAAGTGGTGCCTCTCCATGATGGATGAGCCGTGAAGTTTGGCCAGAGGAGATGTGCTCCTGCGTGATGAAGAGCGAGGTGATCAGcgactcacaaacacacacatggcaaCGTGTTTGGACTTACTTGGTCTGGTAGAGATTGTTTGTGCCTCTGTGGTCGATATCGTGGCAGAAAGCGGCAGCCACCATGGCGAAGGCATCCAGGTCCGAGTAGTACCTCCTCAGCTTCCctgtctgcaaaaaaaacattttcaagtctCTATGCTGATTTAGCGACAGGCAGAAAAAATGGCTACCTGGAGCAGGCAGAACATGGTGTGGCCCACATTGAAGCCGTGCCGCCAGTTGTGGTAGGTGATGGCGCGGTAGCCCTTCCGCACCGTGTACATCCAGCGGGTCAGCGTCTGAGGGAGGACACAAAATCGACGTGAACTTCCCGACTCCTTCCCGACTCCTTCCCTCGCCTCACAAAGGAAGACGGATGATTGATTTCCATCTCTGCTTTGTGTTGGAGAATTCGCTCAGAGAAAGGACGCGGTTGACCTCTGACCCCACGAGCGAATACCCAAACGTCAATCTGGGGATTGGGCTCACCTCGGCGGGGACTTTGAACTTCTCCACCACCCCGAGTTCAAAGAATATGCGAATGCCGGCCTTGATGAGGTCGAACTCGGAGACGGGGAAGTCGCTGAAGCCGAACGAGTACAAGTTCTCGCCGTTGACGTTGTCGGCCGCCGGGCACGTCGTTCTCTGCGGGACGAAAGGAAgtcttatttgtttgtttggccattaaaacaaaatgcagtCCTACCAATAGCTTGTACATCTCCTTCTGGTCGCAGTCCTCGGGCTCACTATCAAACTTCTCTTTGGTGTTCTGGATGTCGAGGGGGAAAGAAACGACTCCATGAAAACAATGAAACGTTTGGGCCCGATTATTTACGGCGCGACGATGCGGAGTTCTGACCAGGATGGACTGCAGCTCAGCGGTGGTGCACCTGCTCTGGTACATGAGCATCTCCTGGGCGATGTCTTTCCTGTACTCCATGTGGTTGAGTCGGTCGTAGGTGTCGCAGTTGAGCACGGACCAGCCGAGGAACTGGGTCAGCGCCTGCGGAGCGCCGGGGTTGTCAAAAATGAGCAGAGAGCAAAACTTTTTGACAAAGCCtcagagcaaaaacaaacaaacaaagatgaaGGAAGAGGATGTGAGGGAGCTCCTGCACCAGGGAACGAGGACCGACTGATGTATCACTAACTCATCTAATTACTACCTCATTAATTTAACTCATTCCCAAAATGAGTGGCAAATTTGTTTGGATACGTTTCCTTCCCACTGATAAAGGGAGACGCTGATGTGCAATTTCAATTCCCGCAGACCTTTTGCTGATGTGTTCATTGAGATTAAATTAATGAGATTTAAAAGATACAATGGCGCCTCGTaatatgacaacaaaaaaatgctttgttaGCATTTTAGCTTTCAATGGGACCCGATTTGAAATGGAGCAAATGAGAACAGGCGTGACCCTAAGATCGAAATCTGAATGTCCCACCTCTGTGATCTGCTCGTCGTGTTCGTCGAAGGGCTTGCCGTCTTTTCTGTTGAAGAAAGTGGCGATGCCCACTATTTCTTCTTTCTTATTGACGATGGGCAGAGACAGCACGTTCTTGATGACGAAACCCGTCTCGTCCACGGCCTCTTTCTGTGAGGGAGAGGGGACAGTCGATACAAGTTTGCCTAAAGTATCGATGGCTGGTATCGGCCTGATACGAGAACTGATGTCAGTACTCGCCCATCTCTTCCTAGCACGCACCTGAAAAGTGAAGAAGTCATCTGCGGCCACGTTCATCATGTTGCAaatctgcaaaaaacaaaaacacgaaCGCATGAGAATCTTAGTCCAATGATGGCAAACTTGGATCCGCTTTAAACTGAatcattgtttgtgtgtgtgtgggaggggcGAGCGGGACCCACAAAGCCGTTCTCCGCCACGTAGGTGGGTAGTCCGCTAACCAAAGCCCAATGATCTGCAGGAGGACCGctgaaagaaacaaagagCCGCTTTGAAGAACAACTCACACACATTGAGACGACGTGTATCATTTTGGGAGAATTGattatgaaatgaaaaccAATTGGCCTGGGggtaaaatgtgtcaaatccTTTTGTCAGTTCTAGCAAAGCAGGAGCCGTTTCATTTGGGGCCACTTTTCAGCTCAGAACTTTTAATGTCTGACGGACTAATGCGAGCAATTAATGAATGTTCCGACTCGGCGCTACGGGGTGCTAATCCACCTTGGGACTGTTTGGCCTTGGAGGAGGTCGGCGGCACAAAATTGATGGATTGTATTGTGCCGCTGCCGTGTGCAATTATGTGGACTGAGTTTGATTCCACTCACGGTATGACTTTAATTTCCTCCTTGCCCTCCAGGAGGTAGTCGATGATCTTGTAAAATATGACCTCCTGCGTTGGAAGGAAGCAAATGtaagagcaaaaaaagggGAGCAATAAAAGCCACCTTGAGAAGATTTTGGTACCCTTCCGTCTGGCGTTTTGGGGCCTTTGTAAGGTTCCACGTCTCCCAGTTTCACCGGCCACTCGTCGTAGAATTCCTAATCAAAGCCAGAAGTTGGAGCTTAGAATCAGACGTCAACGCGAGGCGTCTCAGCGAGTCCAACCAACCTTCTCTTTGGTCATGTCCAGGAGGCCCACCGAGTATCTTTCGCAGTTCAGGTAAATCCTGACGGTGTAGAGAGCTTTGTGGAACTGTCGCTCGATGTCGGTCAATTCTTCAAAAACTTTGCTAGCTGACCACAGCAGCACCTAAacgcggagggagggaggaagcagaaaatattttggtttGCGCTCCAGCACGGGTTTGTTGTGTGACGCTTACCTGACTCCTCCTGGACTCCACGTTGAACATGTAGGTGGTGTGATGCTGCAGGGCGATGACGTGAGCGAAGGTCATGTACTTGTGGAAGAGCTGAGGAGCACAGATTAGAGGCGTTGGATCAgagccataaaaaaaacattttcgcAGTATTTGGCAGTACCGCTTCATCCTCGGGTGTGAAGTGAGCCGCTCCGATCTTGTTGAGCGCCGTGACCACCCCGATGCACTCTTTGTCGGCCATGAGGGGATACGTGAGCAAACATTTGGTCTTGTAGCCCGTCTGCTTGTCCACAAAGTCGCAGAACTTTTTATTCTGGAAGACGACAAGAAGGTTTGACATCCATTTAATCCCATGCGCTTTAATTAAGGACGTTACACAATAGCGCCGCTGCCGAGACCACATCGATCAATTTTGATATTTCTCCGGCAAAATGAAACACATCTTGCCGGCTTTCATAAATAAACGCCTTGTCGGTCATAAAACTCGACGACAGTCAACACTGAACGACGGGCAAGGAATTAATCACGCCTTTTAATTACTTTTTAGCAGAAATCAGCGCTCCTCTTGATTGCGTAATATCCTTTGAGTGATGATGAAGTACGAAGCAGGCAGCAGTTAAAAAGTTCTCCAATGCTTCGTATTTCATTCTTGACAAATTGAGGCTTCACCTTCCATATACtttgtttaaataaattaaacggCGCAAGGACGCTTTTGGACCCGAGCTTCCTTTTTATAGCCCCGTTTAAGAGCATTAGCGAGATGGACAGCCGGCGGACATAACATTAAGCATGCAGGTGACGGAATAACATTCAGTACTGTGATTGACAATTTTCTCATTCACTCCCATGGACGGATttcgagtaaaaaaaaaaagaaaaacacagtgtGGTGGTCTCCTCACCTGGGAAACATCAGGAACGCTTTGGGGCTTTTTGGAGGTGGCGGTAAAGCCCACGATGCCCATCTCCAGCGGGAACACGATCTCGGTTTGGGGGTGCACCAGGTTGGTCTCGTATTTGGACGTCGGGGTGACGTCGAAGAGACACGTAGCCAGCTCGGGTATCCCGTTCCTGGACCTGCACTGGTAATAGCTGACCCTGTCGGCCTGCAGGATGAGGGCCACCCGCTGCAGCACCTTGTGCAGAGATTCCTCCACCACGCCTTGCATCTGCATGGCCTGCACCAGCTCAAAGATGATAGCGGCCTCCTGCACCGAGTTGACATCCTTGAAGGAGGCCGTGTCCTTCACTTGGAGGGTGGAGGAGAAGGCGGCCGTGAGGGCTTCCGCCCGGACCTTCTTATCAAAATACTCTTTGGCATACTGGGGGTTGTTGTCCAGATATTTCTCCACGCTGTCCTTATCTGCCATTCTCACAactttttcaaaattgaagCATCAAgctgggggaaagaaaaaaaaaaaagtcctacagGGGCGAGCGCATCCTCCTTCGCGGCGCGAACGGGAATCACTGACAGTGCCCGGGGACGTACCACGGCTTAGAGGCTGAAAGGATCAAAGTGGCCGCTAATTAATGTGACGTCATGACATTAAAAGCCCTGCGCTAAGCGTCCTTAACCCCGGCAAATCCCACCACTGATCATTTTCTATCCTGTGTGCAGCAGGAGAGTGActtcaggtgtgttgcagcgaCAAGCAAAGGCCTTGCCCACAACACAATCAAAATTCTGAGTCGGGTTGGAGTGGCCACTTGCAACCTGCAGcgagaatttaaaaaaatcttgggttggggaaaatatttttatgtgaTATTGCTTATCGAGAACCTGGTCAGAGAATAGGGAGTCAAACATAAGTTGATTGTTTGCCAACATATCTTGTTGGTCCTACCCGGGGAACCCTTCTCTGATCAGCTAACGAGCTTTAGTTAAAAATATCGACGGGTAAGCTTGTACGTAAATGCTGAGGGGTTCTCCGAGTGTACGCCTCGAAAAAATACCATGACGTCTCCAACGGCGTCGCGCCAAAACGCGACTGAAATATTACAATGTACAAGCTgaatatttgtgtattttttttatttttttatattgaacTCTTGTTGTGAGTTTTCCTGAGGCTGACAATACGAGACAAtcacggtaaaaaaaaaaaaaaaaaaaagacactgaGGTTGCacaatggtgaaaaaaaaaatccaacttgAGGAATTCAGACCTTGGAGAATGTTCACTAAGCTGTCAAATATGAGTTATGCgcagctttgttttttttccctcacttAAATTTTATCATGCAAAAACACTGTCCAGCTTGCTCCTAATTATACGTTAAAGACTTGTTGCCCAAGGTAGTGTTTGCAAAGTTCTCCAGAATTGAACTCCCTAAAGGTCACGTCGAGGCCCGCAACTCATTTCAGCCAACGCAGAATAACTACGTCGTTTTGTTCCGCCTCATCATTTGTCTGAAGTTACTTTCTCTTTTACTTATATAACAGCGGGGGAATGTTAATTATTGTTTAAAACATTGCCTCTGCATTTACAGGTTTAATGATGCACGGCGTACATAGTGTACCGCGGCTTCTCGCACTGTTCACTGGGCTTGGCAATTGGCAAAACTTCTTCCTAATGAAGACTCATCACGGAAGTCTCCGTCCTCAAAGTTTAAATTGGCCAATTAATAGGACTCGGGGCGTCTGAGACCTAAACAAAGATGGCCGGCTATTATTAACCGCCCCCGTGGTGCGTCTGCTTCGCTTAGCTGCCTGGCAAGACGActgctgtctctctctctcgctctttgtTTTCTAGATGGAGATTAAGGTGATCTTAGCCTGGGGGAGAGCTCCACAAGGTGTGGGGGCGGAGGGGAGGAATGCTGCAAGTAAAGTAGATGTATAGGTGACAGGGGGtgttaaatacacaaaaaatgcaCCGCAATCCTTTTGTGCGGATCATTTGTGGGTTCTTTTAAGTCTGGAACTTGTGTCATTTTACTcaattatttgaaataaaaaaatctaataaatatataaataaaaaatatttatatataaataatatatttcaaaatatatttttctatatatataaataatatatatatgtcaaaAAGCTCTACGACGCAAAGCACAGTTAACTCCCTAAAGGATGGTCGGGGAGGATTTACAGCCAAGTTGATACATTGGATTGCATAAGCTCGTCCTCCCGATGAAAAGTATATATCACCTCCCGAGCCGACGCTGATGATTGTGAAATGTAGCGCTTGCCTTTGGAGGCCTTCCAGCAGCGATTCATTTGACGGAAAATCGGCAAGGGGCCCTCGGGTTACGCAGGCTGCAgatgtcagttttttttttttttttttgccctgttCTTATTTAAGAGTCAGATGAGATTGCAAAACATTGTTTATGCAAGATGAGAGAGGACTTATACAACCGTTTAAATCTGTCTGTGTTGAACAACTGAGCAAATCAAAAccacattgtttttaaaacctGCTCCAAAGGTGATTCAATATTGAGGGTTCTGAAAACGTGCCCGCTCGATGCCGCCGGTTGTTTTCATAAGAtgagaacaaaaaacacatctggCAAAAAAGTTAACTGAGGCGTGCAGCCGTCATGTCAATACTGGTCCAATGGAAGGCGGGTCGAGGGGAGGTTCAGGTCTCCGGGAGTTGTTACGCAACTGCGGCTGACAGTATAAAAGCCCCTCGGCGCGACCCGTCAGTGGGAGCTGACTTCTTCTCTTTGCTAACAAGGTTGGTATTGATCACATCGCTGCGCTCTTGTCTTAACTGGACCCTGGATGCAAATGATTggcacttttgaaatgacgcAATTACTGAAATGTCACAAAGCTAAATCGTCTTCCATTCTTCGGGCCTCCGCACAGAACCAGAATGCTGTGGTACGTGGTGTGCCTGTGTTTCCTGACCCTGGCCTGGGCGCAGGACTGCCAGGTGGCCAACATTCAGGTCGTTCAGAATTTCGACAGGAACCGGGTGagttttcaaaaacattttttcttagTTGTGTCCCAGACTAAGTCCAGGTTGGTCTTTTGCCCAAAGTACGCAGGGAAGTGGTACGCCGTGGCAAAGAAGGACCCGGAAGGTTTGTTCCTCATCGACAACATCGAGGCCGAGTTTATCGTGGCAGAGGACGGCACCATGACCGCCAATGCAAGAGGCAGAGTTATCATTCTCAAGTGAGTTGACTTTTGTATATCTTAAGCTTTGTCGCCACGACAACGTCCAACGTGTCTTTGTTGGCATCCTAGCAATTGGGAGCTGTGCGCCGAGATGGTCGCCTCCTTCGAGGAAACTGCCCAACCTGCTAAATTCAGGATGAAGTATTGGGGAGTGGCAGCCTACCTGCAGACTGGAAGTAAGTCTTGGGACCTGGACTAGGAAATCATTCCAAATAGCCAATGCGTGACTTGAATGTGTACTTTATAAGAGCATTTCATTTCCGTGAAACCCGATGCCAGAACGATTATTCAATCAAAAAGCTGATAAGGAGACCCAATCAAAGCGGGTCTACCCACTCACAGTCGGACTATCAGATTCAATTTTGGGACTTTTGGACCTTGACGACGACCCCTACTCACGTCAGGGTTATCCTAACCGCCAGCGACTTACCTACAATGACGCGGGTTATGGACTTCAACCGCTACCGACTAATCATTCACGAAAAATATTTCGCTGGCTTCCGAGCCTGACGCCGGTTCTTTGCCTTTCAGATGACGACCACTGGGTCATCGACACAGACTACGACAACTACGCCATCCACTATTCCTGCAGATTGCTGGATGCGGACGGCACTTGTCTGGACAGCTACTCTTTCATATTCTCCAGACACATCACGGGCTTGAGGACACAGGACCAACAAGCGGTCACCCAGAAGAAGATGGAGCTGTGCCTGCTGGGCAAGTACAGACGCGTCATGCACACGGGTGAGTCGACTGCGACTGGGCGCGTCTCTTCTGGGGTGGCTTTTAAACATTCAGCGTGTCTGAGAATTCTCTTGTCTTTGCTCTGCAGGCTTCTGCTACGGCAGCAGTTGATCTATTCCCGCTCAGGGACTTTCTTATTGAAGCACCCGCGAGAGGGATTGAgcaccccccccaccaccatcgACGTGGAGTGTTTAAACAGAAgccagcctttttttttcttcaaaacaaagcagaaaATGTCACAAGTGCGGCGTTTACTGAAACCCGATGTTCCCAGAAGTCTTTAAATATTACCCTCTGTCGCTTCTTCTCATCACGTATATATGCATCAGCCGGGAACTACTTAAGAGAAAGCCAATGTtacaaaaatgtcttcatatataataatatacagTTTGTGTTTGATGTGAGGCTGAACTCTCAGCAGGAGCGCATCTCTGGAGGAGTCTACCTGGCATGtttacaagaagaaaaaaagaaaagaaaaaaggcttCAAAAATCACTGGCAATACTTTGGTCTCCTTGTGCACGAATAGACCTCGTTAACACGGATAAATTAAGTCACGGGCTTGGTATCATTACGGCACGATGATTTTATTCGACGTACTTGATAgagttttgtgaaataaatcaTTCATACTGTCGGCTCATTCACTTTTTATTGtgctgaaatatttatttaagttGCAAGGTGCGAATAAGAAATTCATGCCTTCGCCTTTGGACCCGACTGAAAAGTTTGCGTTTGAATCTTTCATTGCGGCGAGCGGCTCGACTCGACGGAGTCGGTGCCAGCTACTCGGTAATTGGACAAAGCATCATAGCGGGTCACTATGGAAACAGGtcagagaaaaacaaccaactcACAAGGTTTAAATATAATTGGAAGGAGTGTATTTTTATCAGAAAATCCACAGAGGTCTTATCAAGTTGCCTTACACCATTATTATACAATACGAGAAATGAACACAATTACAGGTAATAAACCcaacaaaatgagaaaaaataaagtttaaaaaaagtcacattgcCGAGGGGGCAGAAACCGAGACGCCTTTCTCTTGTCCGAGCAAACTAATCTGCTGCCTTAAATAGTTTAGCGCAAGGAATTAACTCAATGCAATCTCACCGCAGTCTCGAGGGGCTGCAGGCAGACATGTAAAGTCAAGGCGGAGATTGAAAAAGCCTGATGAAAAATAGAAACGGCAGAATGCTAAGAAGGCTGCAATGTCACCACCTGCCTGCTTGAGAAAAATGATCTATTCAAATTTCacactctaaaaaaaaataaaaaataaattcaactcTGGTGTTGCACCTGCTGAACAACACAGCTATTTAAAAACGACTGCAGGCAGGTGTTGCAATAATACTTgccaaaatatgttttgttcCATGATGATACAAAAGGATATGCATGATCGCGCATTGCTTCGAAAGCTTCCATCCCTCGATGgtttaaaaagaataaaatatgatTACAACTTCAAAACGTAGCTCACTGGAAAaccacccaaaaaataaatatgacaaaacGCAAGCACAAGTCACTAAGAGCTTTGACCTCCCCAAACCCGCCCTGAATAAAAATCAAGTATGGAGAAAGATTTGACTTCATAGGTGTCAGCACGTCAGGCCAAGCAGAAGTCGATGTGAGCCAGAAGCTCCCGGTGGCGGCTGGTGGGGTAGTGAGCCCGGCAGCGGGGGCACTCCAGGAAGCTTTCGTCCAGAAGGCCGCCCGCTTTGGACGGCGAGCGCGGCTCGTCCAGACTGAGGCGCTGCACGTCCAGACGATCGTAAGAGCTGGGCTCCGAGAAACGGCTGTTGGGCTGCTTCTGCAAGGACAACGGAGAAGTCTCGTTCAACAGCCAGAAAAGATGCGTCAAGATGTATTCAAATTTCTGTTTGATGACATATTTGGGCGATAAAGGTCTGAAAAGATACTTACAGCCGACTCCAGTTTGGTGATCTGATCGCGGGCCTTGCGGAGCTCCTTGAGGACTTTGTGAAGCTGATGCTGAACGCTCTGACGGTCCAGTTTCTCGTTCTCAAAATCTTTGACGGAGAGCTGGATCTTTGAGGCGGAACAGATGAAAAGCCTTCGTAACCGTCGGCTACAAAATGCCAACCGAAATGTACCGAAATG of Syngnathus acus chromosome 19, fSynAcu1.2, whole genome shotgun sequence contains these proteins:
- the pde6c gene encoding cone cGMP-specific 3',5'-cyclic phosphodiesterase subunit alpha' isoform X1; this translates as MADKDSVEKYLDNNPQYAKEYFDKKVRAEALTAAFSSTLQVKDTASFKDVNSVQEAAIIFELVQAMQMQGVVEESLHKVLQRVALILQADRVSYYQCRSRNGIPELATCLFDVTPTSKYETNLVHPQTEIVFPLEMGIVGFTATSKKPQSVPDVSQNKKFCDFVDKQTGYKTKCLLTYPLMADKECIGVVTALNKIGAAHFTPEDEALFHKYMTFAHVIALQHHTTYMFNVESRRSQVLLWSASKVFEELTDIERQFHKALYTVRIYLNCERYSVGLLDMTKEKEFYDEWPVKLGDVEPYKGPKTPDGREVIFYKIIDYLLEGKEEIKVIPGPPADHWALVSGLPTYVAENGFICNMMNVAADDFFTFQKEAVDETGFVIKNVLSLPIVNKKEEIVGIATFFNRKDGKPFDEHDEQITEALTQFLGWSVLNCDTYDRLNHMEYRKDIAQEMLMYQSRCTTAELQSILNTKEKFDSEPEDCDQKEMYKLLRTTCPAADNVNGENLYSFGFSDFPVSEFDLIKAGIRIFFELGVVEKFKVPAETLTRWMYTVRKGYRAITYHNWRHGFNVGHTMFCLLQTGKLRRYYSDLDAFAMVAAAFCHDIDHRGTNNLYQTKSTSPLAKLHGSSIMERHHLEYSKTLMGEESLNIFCNLQKRQFETVQHLFDVCIIATDLALYFKKRTMFQNIVNATEPMADEKEATAFISNNSTRKEIVMAMMMTGCDLSAITKPWEVQSKVALMVAAEFWEQGDLERTVLDQQPIPMMDRNCAEQLPKMQCGFIDFVCSFVYKEFARFHKEITPMFDGLNNNRAHWNEQAEVYNAKMKAIEDEKKRLEDEEARKAGGGDGKSKTCTIC
- the pde6c gene encoding cone cGMP-specific 3',5'-cyclic phosphodiesterase subunit alpha' isoform X2 translates to MADKDSVEKYLDNNPQYAKEYFDKKVRAEALTAAFSSTLQVKDTASFKDVNSVQEAAIIFELVQAMQMQGVVEESLHKVLQRVALILQADRVSYYQCRSRNGIPELATCLFDVTPTSKYETNLVHPQTEIVFPLEMGIVGFTATSKKPQSVPDVSQNKKFCDFVDKQTGYKTKCLLTYPLMADKECIGVVTALNKIGAAHFTPEDEALFHKYMTFAHVIALQHHTTYMFNVESRRSQVLLWSASKVFEELTDIERQFHKALYTVRIYLNCERYSVGLLDMTKEKEFYDEWPVKLGDVEPYKGPKTPDGREVIFYKIIDYLLEGKEEIKVIPGPPADHWALVSGLPTYVAENGFICNMMNVAADDFFTFQKEAVDETGFVIKNVLSLPIVNKKEEIVGIATFFNRKDGKPFDEHDEQITEALTQFLGWSVLNCDTYDRLNHMEYRKDIAQEMLMYQSRCTTAELQSILNTKEKFDSEPEDCDQKEMYKLLRTTCPAADNVNGENLYSFGFSDFPVSEFDLIKAGIRIFFELGVVEKFKVPAETLTRWMYTVRKGYRAITYHNWRHGFNVGHTMFCLLQTGKLRRYYSDLDAFAMVAAAFCHDIDHRGTNNLYQTKSTSPLAKLHGSSIMERHHLEYSKTLMGEESLNIFCNLQKRQFETVQHLFDVCIIATDLALYFKKRTMFQNIVNATEPMADEKEATAFISNNSTRKEIVMAMMMTGCDLSAITKPWEVQSKVALMVAAEFWEQGDLERTVLDQQPIPMMDRNCAEQLPKMQCGFIDFVCSFVYKEFARFHKEITPMFDGLNNNRAHWNEQAEVYNAKMKAIEDEKKRLEDEEARKG
- the rbp4 gene encoding retinol-binding protein 4 — encoded protein: MSILVQWKAGRGEVQVSGSCYATAADSIKAPRRDPSVGADFFSLLTRTRMLWYVVCLCFLTLAWAQDCQVANIQVVQNFDRNRYAGKWYAVAKKDPEGLFLIDNIEAEFIVAEDGTMTANARGRVIILNNWELCAEMVASFEETAQPAKFRMKYWGVAAYLQTGNDDHWVIDTDYDNYAIHYSCRLLDADGTCLDSYSFIFSRHITGLRTQDQQAVTQKKMELCLLGKYRRVMHTGFCYGSS